GGAGCACTCACTGCGTCACTGGAGCTGGAGGctgtggaggagggggaggaaggcgaggatgaggaggagggggaggagggcgGCCCGGAGGAAGAGGAGTGATTGCTTCGTGATGGCGGCAGCATGACCACTTCATCTGAGATGTTGTTGTTGCATTTGTCCAGCTGCTGGGGCTCCACCAGGAGCATCACGTCATTCCCTGTACAAGAGAAAGGCGGGCGGTCAGAGAGGATCTATGAACTGATTCACTCATTTGCTCTGAAGGGCTGAAGAGCGACCCGTGGGCCATTAACTGATAAAACTCCAGTGTCATTTCCACCacgaattgttttaatttgcttaTCGTGCAGTTGCAAACGTCCTACCATTAAAGGAGGAGTCGTTCTGAGACTGAGGACCCCAGTTCTTGGTGATCCAGTCCCTGTACTCCGCCACTTCCTGCGTCACGCGGATGATTCGGCCCAGGATGCTGTAGGGTAAGGTAGATAAACCAAATGCTTCATGAAATTTAGAACAGCACTCAACCAAAATCATTCCAATTTACCAACAGAAGTTCTCCAGACACACAGGGGCAAACAAATGAACGACAGGGGGTACAGGTTACAGGCAGAGGCACTTCAAAGAGGTCCCACCTTTCGGACTCATTGTTGGGGTAGTGCCTGGCGAGGGGGCAGACTGCGTGGCTGAGGATCACGTAGGCGTAGTCGAAGGCCTGTTTCACCTGCATAGCACCGTAAGAGCTGCGTCCCACGTCATTGCCTGCCGGGGGGAATGAAACGAGAAGGCGTTACAGCACATCCTCAGCGACACTGCCCTGCCACCCCAGTCTCTCACTGCACGGCACGGACGACTATACCAAACCACCCAATCAAGACTGCTGTACTTTTGTCTTGTTTAACAACCACCTGGTAATTACCATCATCTCCATCACCACACGGCTCTCACCTGGCTGGAGGGGGTCCTCGATGTACAGCATGGACGGCCGATATCCATCCACCATGCTCTTCTGAACATCGTCCTTGGCCACATAGGATCCCCCGTCCTTTATCCGGATGCCCGTCTTCAGGTAGTTGAAGTGTCGTCCGTAGAGctcgaagaattctattaaaagGACGCCGATGTTGGCATTGGGACTGCTGGCATCTTCCCTGTAATGCATCTGGACACACAAGACACACTCAGATGGATGGATGTCTttttatacataaacacataaataaatgatgattCTTCACCACTCAGACTATTCACTAATAGTGTATTGATAATATGCGACTTGCACGCAGTACCAATTATTGAATTTGTTGTATATAAAATGGCCATACAAGCTCAGTGCCGACTGCGATGGGACTCACCTGTAGGAAGCTAACCGCCATGAGGAACAGGCTATAAGAGCCAATCCCCCCTGTAAACACTTCATTCAGATCCCTTTGTAACAGGAACTGCTTCAGCACCAGCACCAAGTAAGGAAGCACTGGATATTtctgtcaaaacaaacaaaaataagaatCAAACGCTGATTGACAGCAACCATCGGGACAGAccgtttaaaaaatgttaacctTACAAATTAAGTATGTAGTGCTAGAACTCTTTAGacgcagtttttatttttgttttgtttttttctctagaTGTAAATATGCTTGTACGTTTCTTTTTATATGATGATGGTTTTAAATCAGTCTGGGACATGATCTGATGCAGAAAGCAGCTGTCGAATGAGCTCGACGCAGCAGAGCAATCCTGCCGTGCGGCAATCCAATCTGCAGGACTACAGCAGGCTTCCATTTCCTGGGCAGATGTGAAAATCATATTACGGCGCAGTGGGGCAGCCGGAGCCCTGCCTGGAGTCCTCAGTCTCCAGCACACAGCAGGTTCACGGTGAGCCGAGCTGCATCGCTGGCTGCAGGATCCTGTCACTTGGTTGCTCGGGGTGTACGCAGCAACACACAAGACAAATAATCCCAGCACCCCTGGAACACAACAGCTGCCCCGTCAACACTTGAGCAACTTTCTTAAAGATCTGACAAATCCCATCTGTGTGGGGGGTGGAGGACTAAGCACCTGCAATTTTATCATaggactttatttatttatttatttatttaaatgagaaTGGAAATCTATTCCTTCAGCCCTTATACAGACAAATGGGTCGACGACAACAGAGTACAAGAGAAAGGCTTCAATCAATGGCACCTTTATGAAGTCTTTGATGAGCATCGCAGCTTTCACCCCATTCTGCACATTGAAGCTGATATCCACTTTCACCTCAGTGTACGAGTCCGTCAGCTTGATAATAGGAACCTGCAACGAGGCGGCAACACGAGCACAATTTAGGAATAATCAGAATGGtggtacatttgttttaataataaacaaaagggAACCATTCAGCACAGACGCACACTCATAGAAACAGCTATGTATTCTTCACCCGGAGGGCATATTGGActacttttgtcttttttgggGCAGCGGGGGGAGAAGTCAGATCTAACAGCACCAGGAATATAAACCGCAGTCCACAGCTCAGCTTACCGTAGCCTTGTCCAGCACCTTGACCGAATTCTCATCGGCCACATTCTGTTTCCGAAGGGCTTCTTCCAGAGTCCACAGTGGCAGGGTGTCCCACTTCCCGAACACAACCAGATCAATGTCACTGAAAAAATATGGAAGATCAGCAAAACCAGTCAGAACAGCAAGACCGATGACAGGGGACACTCTGAGCCTCACAAGACACTCTGACGTGGAACAGGCACATCGGGTCTGTCTAACAGCATAGGACAGGGAAAATAAGCTACATCACCGAACCCTTAGGCAAATCCCTTATAAGACACCATTCCACAACATTTAGTACAATCACTATGTGTgttcttaaaataacatttggaTCACCACAGTTTAATGCAACCTGGTTTAAAGACTCACCTCGTTGGTAAATACAGGTCTGTGCTAAAGCTTCCAAATATCTGaacctgaaaaacaaaagagaatACATTTACACCAATGCATTGAATCAATGAATGACCTGACCCCAACCTTAGTCAAAACCACAAACTGAAGCAAGGTCCACAGAAATCTGCACCCCACTGAGTTTACTCAGGAGAAAAGCAACCCTGATCTAAAGGAAAGGCTAGGTTTACTAGGggctagggctgtgcgatatgatgatatatatcgtatgacgatagaaaaacgtctatcgtttcatattatgctatatcgtttatatcgtggtgtcgcaaattgcaatctttacagcagtattttacatcatttggacgctttgcgttcttcccggttcttccacacgtgctggatgcaggtagaaatgagcatcagaaacaaagacagacatgaggagagagaagtgacgcacaataaccaacacaactTTAATACACAAGTGCACACGTTGCACCCCGCTCTCGTCGTAGGGCTAAACtcaatctgcaagcacccccacccccctaatttagattgataacatttgtataaaaataataactttattaataataaattggaaagcaatgcaaacacatgcagaaagtatcattttctttttagtaatatggtgaagtggttcaacagttgtattattaataataatattttttatacaaattatatcaatctaaattaggggggtgggggttcttGCAGATTGAGTTTAGCCCAACGACGAGAGCGGGGTGCAACGTGTGCAACGtgttataataatataactatTTACTATGTACCGGTAAGCAGAATCTAAACACGACAGTcagtgaagaaatgtctccgtctagcagatgttaatgcgccactataaacccggctgtggtaaatcttcctgaatctgtaccttttacagcacatgtgttgcgtgattactattacttgtgttattgttgatatgtgacagtaaatcataatgtgtatatttatatatgtgctctgaggaagttGAAACGTGTAAGCATTATAATGTTAACTTTTTCctctaatacatatttttagatgggagctgctgtccatccttccttgaccggataattgttctatataaaatccctgggataaggcaccccacATTCTGCATattatttaccatgacagcctgcatgtagtatttgttagttttg
This DNA window, taken from Amia ocellicauda isolate fAmiCal2 chromosome 9, fAmiCal2.hap1, whole genome shotgun sequence, encodes the following:
- the tent4b gene encoding terminal nucleotidyltransferase 4B; translated protein: MDPRIAWFQPEQLGPANSLWMQIWETTQGFGNLYFNNNYSGGSGAASPGPKASSNGAAGNANATRNGAPPAGSSETRDPGMSSPRADGDPMEQRDFLPLETNNNHNNRPTGRGGGGIGGGAWREVSDLALRNKRKRDNKASTFGFNSSLLDGGAGGGFTGTPWKSRNYSDGLLGLHEEIKDFYEYMSPRPEEDRMRMEVVKRIEGVIKDLWPSADVQIFGSFSTDLYLPTSDIDLVVFGKWDTLPLWTLEEALRKQNVADENSVKVLDKATVPIIKLTDSYTEVKVDISFNVQNGVKAAMLIKDFIKKYPVLPYLVLVLKQFLLQRDLNEVFTGGIGSYSLFLMAVSFLQMHYREDASSPNANIGVLLIEFFELYGRHFNYLKTGIRIKDGGSYVAKDDVQKSMVDGYRPSMLYIEDPLQPGNDVGRSSYGAMQVKQAFDYAYVILSHAVCPLARHYPNNESESILGRIIRVTQEVAEYRDWITKNWGPQSQNDSSFNGNDVMLLVEPQQLDKCNNNISDEVVMLPPSRSNHSSSSGPPSSPSSSSSPSSPSSTASSSSDADSDGTPCKTVKPLSRGSSSHRDPAGGATPYRAQSHSSCSPASNINKGKHGTRQFRLSSSKSTHGQQSSGQLSVSGSSKTQQGGKTHHQYGGKKRKPQREAAHEDLCR